The following are encoded together in the Gadus chalcogrammus isolate NIFS_2021 chromosome 2, NIFS_Gcha_1.0, whole genome shotgun sequence genome:
- the jpt2 gene encoding jupiter microtubule associated homolog 2, whose protein sequence is MTSTNMFQGLDNAAKPSSRVLRPPGGTSSNLFGGYEEDAAPMRRPNHTSSSIFAPDEPRQVNTRRSNPPGGKASGIFGDDPAPQPRPVAPGRQSSNIFGGAEPAPPSKPKEEVIVTPEPELAVSPQLSPVEVKEEEPILAPPASPVEEEAAAPLAVLEPAPEATPTCLQDDSGKNHEPHLGPKRRAHNRVLNPPGGKSSVVFY, encoded by the exons ATGACTTCAACCAACATGTTTCAAGGATTGGACAATGCTGCAAAACCAAGTTCAAG AGTTCTGCGGCCTCCGGGCGGTACCTCCAGCAACCTTTTCGGTGGCTATGAGGAAGACGCTGCGCCCATGAGACGGCCCAACCACACGTCGTCCTCCATCTTTGCTCCTGACGAACCTCGACAGGTCAACACCAGACGCTCCAACCCCCCAG GCGGGAAGGCCAGTGGTATATTCGGTGATGACCCGGCCCCCCAGCCCAGACCGGTGGCTCCAGGGAGACAAAGCAGCAACATCTTTGGAGGGGCAGAGCCCGCCCCCCCTAGTAAACCAAAG GAGGAGGTTATTGTGACGCCTGAGCCGGAGCTAGCAG TGTCTCCCCAGCTGAGCccggtggaggtgaaggaggaggagccaatCTTGGCCCCGCCCGCTTCACCTGTCGAGGAGGAGGCCGCCGCCCCCCTGGCTGTCCTGGAGCCAGCGCCggaggccacgcccacctgtCTCCAAGACGACTCCGGCAAGAACCACGAGCCCCACCTGGGCCCCAAGCGCCGCGCGCACAACCGGGTGCTGAACCCCCCCGGAGGGAAGTCCAGCGTGGTGTTCTACTGA